The Actinocatenispora sera genome has a window encoding:
- a CDS encoding suppressor of fused domain protein, producing MSETAGEALGWDAIEAAMTTVVGDQEPLHWATENLPGQGGVYGLSAYRVDDHWLLVTYGLTELFGKDSDDPQVSGWGFELTMRVPATAAQPPSWPLRLLTQLGRYVFSTGNAFTSGHRLDPGGPITGSPDTRLTAVAMTNDPQLGPINTPYGTVRFLAVVGITADELDRMKATSTATVITELASCSPLLITDPDR from the coding sequence GTGAGCGAGACTGCCGGTGAGGCTCTTGGATGGGACGCTATCGAGGCGGCCATGACTACCGTCGTCGGGGACCAGGAGCCGTTGCACTGGGCGACGGAGAACCTGCCCGGTCAGGGTGGCGTCTACGGGCTCAGCGCCTACCGCGTCGATGACCACTGGTTGCTGGTGACCTACGGGCTGACCGAGCTGTTCGGTAAGGACAGCGACGATCCGCAGGTGAGCGGCTGGGGATTCGAGCTGACGATGCGGGTGCCCGCGACGGCAGCCCAGCCACCGTCGTGGCCGCTACGCCTTCTGACCCAGCTCGGCCGCTACGTGTTCAGCACTGGGAACGCCTTCACCAGCGGGCACCGCCTGGATCCGGGCGGCCCGATCACCGGTTCACCCGATACCCGCCTGACCGCCGTAGCGATGACCAACGACCCACAACTCGGTCCGATCAACACTCCCTACGGGACAGTGCGGTTCCTGGCCGTCGTTGGCATCACCGCCGATGAGCTGGACCGGATGAAGGCGACCAGCACAGCAACCGTGATCACCGAGCTCGCATCCTGTTCGCCCCTGCTGATCACTGACCCAGACCGCTAA
- a CDS encoding transposase — translation MEQTIRSDQPQWIPVFTGLSARQFGKLVAIVAGRGGQQTGAGRRWGLPLADRVLLVATYYRTNLTLRQIAPLFGVSKSAAGRIVDHLAPHLVLEPQSRRHRPDTVLIVDGTLAPTHDRNMSARSKNYRYSTNLQVAIDANTRLTVAVGDPLPGNRNDCRAYTDSGVDQQCAGAAVMADGGYQGNPEVIMPYRKPREGEPPLPQWKQDLNTVHRRIRARVEHCFAHMKSWKILRDCRRKQRGVWYAAAGIALMRNLTMVV, via the coding sequence GTGGAGCAGACGATCAGGTCCGATCAGCCGCAGTGGATCCCGGTGTTCACCGGCCTGTCAGCCCGGCAGTTCGGCAAGCTGGTGGCCATCGTGGCTGGTCGCGGCGGACAGCAGACCGGCGCTGGCCGCCGGTGGGGGCTCCCGCTGGCCGACCGGGTGCTGTTGGTGGCCACCTACTACCGCACCAACCTGACCCTGCGGCAGATCGCGCCGCTGTTCGGAGTATCGAAGTCGGCCGCCGGGCGCATCGTCGATCACCTGGCCCCACACCTGGTACTGGAGCCCCAGAGCCGCCGGCACCGACCCGACACGGTCCTGATCGTGGACGGCACGCTGGCGCCCACCCACGACCGGAACATGTCGGCCCGGTCGAAGAACTACCGGTACTCCACCAACCTGCAAGTGGCCATCGACGCCAACACCCGCCTGACCGTCGCGGTCGGAGATCCGTTGCCCGGCAACCGCAACGACTGCCGCGCCTACACCGACTCCGGCGTCGACCAACAGTGCGCCGGCGCGGCGGTAATGGCCGACGGCGGCTACCAGGGCAACCCGGAGGTAATCATGCCCTACCGCAAGCCGCGCGAGGGTGAACCGCCGCTGCCGCAGTGGAAACAGGACCTCAACACCGTCCACCGCCGTATCCGCGCCCGCGTCGAGCACTGCTTCGCCCACATGAAGTCCTGGAAGATCCTCCGCGACTGCCGCCGCAAACAACGAGGCGTCTGGTACGCCGCCGCCGGTATCGCGTTGATGCGCAACCTGACCATGGTCGTATGA
- a CDS encoding helix-turn-helix domain-containing protein, with protein MTPIEELLTQPGGLSDRLRALRTQAGLSGKELAEACGWQPSRVSKIENGKQMPTAEDIDTWAEICHADDETREHLLRALIEAQTDHRDFKRRMRRGQAAVQKSYNELVRDSKVIGHFETAWIPGLVQTPDYARRAFTEMTELHELDVNDVDQAVAMRMQRQQMIYDSSKRFEFLLAEPVLRWVLGPASVHRGQLDRLQTIIGMPNIRFGVVPMGVPLPTVPQNSFQIYDDVVIVETFLGETTYRDQDAQLYIRVMERLWQEAATGEDARALVLRAVNDLPPMTRRSDDLRALRCDERDQVCRPAA; from the coding sequence GTGACACCGATCGAAGAACTACTGACACAGCCCGGGGGTCTGAGCGACCGCCTGCGTGCACTTCGTACGCAGGCGGGGCTCAGCGGCAAGGAACTCGCCGAAGCCTGCGGCTGGCAGCCGTCGCGCGTCTCGAAGATCGAGAACGGCAAGCAGATGCCCACGGCAGAAGACATCGATACCTGGGCCGAGATCTGCCACGCCGACGATGAGACGCGTGAACATCTACTGCGCGCGTTGATCGAGGCACAGACCGACCACCGCGACTTCAAGCGGCGGATGCGCCGAGGTCAGGCGGCAGTCCAGAAGAGCTACAACGAGCTCGTTCGTGACTCCAAGGTCATCGGGCACTTCGAGACGGCCTGGATCCCGGGCCTGGTCCAGACCCCTGACTACGCGCGCCGAGCCTTCACCGAGATGACCGAGCTGCACGAGCTCGACGTCAACGACGTCGACCAGGCCGTCGCGATGCGCATGCAGCGGCAGCAGATGATCTACGACAGCTCGAAGCGGTTCGAGTTCCTGCTCGCTGAGCCTGTGCTGCGCTGGGTTCTCGGCCCGGCCAGCGTGCACCGTGGCCAGCTCGATCGGTTGCAGACCATCATCGGCATGCCGAACATCCGGTTCGGCGTAGTCCCGATGGGCGTACCGCTGCCGACCGTGCCGCAGAACTCGTTCCAGATCTACGACGATGTGGTGATCGTCGAGACGTTCCTCGGTGAGACCACCTACCGCGACCAGGACGCGCAGCTCTACATCCGAGTCATGGAGCGGCTGTGGCAGGAAGCAGCGACCGGCGAGGACGCCCGCGCGCTGGTCCTCCGGGCCGTCAACGACCTGCCCCCGATGACGAGGCGCAGCGATGACCTGCGCGCGCTGCGGTGCGACGAACGCGACCAGGTGTGCCGACCCGCTGCTTGA
- a CDS encoding DUF6879 family protein, whose protein sequence is MRPLTDEDFARALATFSHTAFRLELQPVYSEPSEHDTVAKFVSGEPEVPTEVEGLRQWFAQISEQTAAGKHIERVRVQEDPPTDYQRWERWIGAWNIKAGETLRYMTRATAHEVGLLPAAGDRDWWLLDSDRLLVMYFDEAGHRIRNELITDPEAVVQACAWRDLAVHYSVPDQVRDIAA, encoded by the coding sequence ATGCGCCCGCTCACCGATGAAGACTTCGCCCGGGCGTTGGCGACGTTCAGCCACACCGCGTTTCGGCTCGAGCTTCAGCCCGTCTACTCCGAGCCGAGCGAGCATGACACCGTGGCGAAGTTCGTCAGCGGCGAGCCTGAGGTACCGACCGAGGTCGAGGGGCTCCGGCAGTGGTTCGCTCAGATCTCTGAGCAGACGGCGGCCGGCAAGCACATCGAACGGGTACGCGTTCAGGAAGACCCCCCGACCGACTACCAGCGCTGGGAGCGCTGGATCGGTGCGTGGAATATCAAGGCTGGCGAGACGCTTCGCTACATGACGAGGGCCACCGCGCATGAGGTGGGGCTCTTGCCAGCCGCCGGGGACCGCGATTGGTGGTTGCTCGACTCGGATCGGCTCCTCGTCATGTACTTCGACGAGGCCGGACACCGGATCCGCAACGAGCTGATCACGGACCCCGAGGCTGTCGTACAGGCGTGCGCGTGGCGGGACCTGGCAGTCCACTACAGCGTTCCGGATCAGGTCCGGGACATCGCCGCCTGA
- a CDS encoding DUF2637 domain-containing protein: protein MASTDTERPAGSAESRMQVAILLVIGCTAGAASFTHVHDLAVKHGQPEWIGWADAIVLELMSIALGLEIRRRRRSGTASGRFVGAAIGAAALLSLSAQVAGAEFSFWGWVMAGLPAAAFLVLVKMLLSRPASAARVASETETVPPQQDNVPSGPVESAPVPAEAIAPAPVVPVARTVPLPPLPVGLLGRAQAVAADYAKAGRTVDRDGLRAALGITAGQADRLLVELTGAPHNGHRAAV from the coding sequence ATGGCGTCGACCGACACCGAACGGCCTGCGGGCAGCGCCGAGTCACGTATGCAGGTCGCGATTCTGCTGGTGATCGGTTGCACGGCCGGCGCCGCCTCCTTCACCCACGTTCACGACCTGGCCGTCAAGCACGGTCAGCCCGAGTGGATCGGCTGGGCCGACGCGATCGTGCTCGAGCTGATGTCGATTGCGCTCGGCTTGGAGATCCGGCGCCGTCGCCGGTCCGGTACGGCATCTGGCCGGTTCGTGGGCGCTGCGATCGGCGCGGCTGCCCTGCTGTCGCTGTCGGCACAGGTCGCCGGTGCGGAGTTCTCGTTCTGGGGCTGGGTGATGGCCGGACTTCCCGCTGCCGCCTTCCTGGTCCTGGTCAAGATGCTCCTCTCCCGCCCGGCGTCCGCCGCACGGGTCGCATCCGAGACGGAAACCGTTCCGCCACAACAGGACAACGTGCCGTCGGGTCCTGTCGAGTCGGCGCCGGTCCCGGCCGAAGCGATTGCTCCCGCGCCGGTCGTTCCGGTCGCTCGAACGGTCCCGCTGCCCCCGCTGCCAGTCGGACTGCTCGGCCGCGCTCAGGCCGTTGCCGCCGACTACGCCAAGGCGGGCCGCACGGTCGACCGCGATGGGCTACGCGCCGCGCTCGGCATCACGGCCGGGCAAGCCGACCGACTCCTCGTCGAGCTGACCGGCGCCCCGCACAACGGCCACCGCGCCGCCGTCTGA
- a CDS encoding replication initiator — translation MTVTTLPVHEDTARSASVVAGLLSDFTGLSLDPDLLANGDARGLSDRITDPSFGAWLDQAAHVQGCTRPVRLSGSSTTIDRATGQVLSVFSSTTLPDGVLYAACKNRRATVCPACAHTYRYDTYHLIAAGLRGGKEVPETVTEHPAVFATFTAPGFGPVHSGPAHAGAAGYRCRPRHDRPRCSHGRRLWCTRMHAPGDPMVGTPFCLDCYDHDHQVVWNHLVPKLWDRTMTALRRQLGNTRTLRVRYAKVAEYQRRGVVHLHALFRLDGYDSDDPDSILPPPRDPSGRWLVDADDLAAGLRTAAATTGLQAPSHPDRPDGWPIVWGDGGRGRHVDVRVVRRGLSDAQLTEQHVAGYIAKYATKGAEDAGINARRLRESTVGIWADRDTHVGRLVAACWRLGRPARSLRPDLAHPYSGLRHWAHMLGFGGHFSTKSRRYSTTLGALRAARRPENRVQTAGPTAIDPTQLDAEQHDTDTTLVINDWHFVGTGWLTTADEALARAAADAARSRRPAAVAASPAV, via the coding sequence ATGACCGTCACCACGCTCCCCGTCCATGAAGACACCGCGCGTTCGGCGTCGGTCGTGGCGGGCCTGCTGTCCGACTTCACCGGCCTGTCACTTGACCCCGACCTGTTGGCCAACGGGGACGCTCGTGGTCTGTCCGACCGGATCACGGACCCGTCGTTTGGTGCGTGGCTCGATCAGGCGGCCCACGTTCAGGGATGCACCCGCCCCGTCCGACTGTCCGGCTCGTCGACCACCATCGACCGGGCTACCGGGCAAGTGCTGTCGGTGTTTTCGTCGACCACGCTGCCCGATGGCGTGCTATACGCGGCGTGCAAGAACCGTCGCGCCACTGTCTGCCCTGCCTGCGCGCACACCTACCGGTACGACACGTACCACCTGATCGCCGCCGGGCTGCGCGGCGGCAAGGAAGTCCCAGAGACCGTCACCGAACACCCGGCGGTGTTCGCGACCTTCACCGCGCCCGGCTTCGGCCCGGTGCACTCCGGCCCCGCCCACGCCGGCGCCGCCGGCTACCGCTGCCGTCCCCGCCACGACCGGCCGCGCTGCTCGCACGGCCGCCGACTGTGGTGCACCCGCATGCACGCACCCGGCGACCCGATGGTCGGGACCCCGTTCTGCCTGGACTGCTACGACCACGACCACCAGGTCGTCTGGAACCACCTGGTACCGAAGCTGTGGGACCGCACCATGACCGCGCTGCGCCGCCAACTCGGCAACACCCGCACCCTGCGTGTCCGGTACGCCAAGGTCGCCGAGTACCAACGTCGCGGCGTGGTTCACCTGCACGCGCTGTTCCGGCTCGATGGCTACGACAGCGACGATCCGGACTCGATCCTGCCCCCGCCACGCGACCCGTCCGGTCGCTGGCTCGTCGACGCCGACGACTTGGCCGCCGGGCTGCGCACCGCCGCCGCCACGACCGGCCTGCAGGCGCCATCGCACCCCGACCGCCCGGACGGGTGGCCGATCGTGTGGGGTGACGGTGGCCGAGGTCGGCACGTAGACGTCCGCGTCGTTCGGCGTGGTCTGTCCGACGCCCAGCTCACCGAGCAACACGTCGCCGGGTACATCGCCAAGTACGCCACCAAGGGCGCTGAGGACGCCGGCATCAATGCCCGTCGGCTGCGCGAGTCCACCGTGGGCATCTGGGCCGACCGCGACACCCACGTCGGCCGGCTCGTCGCTGCCTGCTGGCGGCTCGGTCGCCCGGCCCGGTCACTGCGCCCCGACCTCGCGCACCCGTACAGCGGGCTGCGGCACTGGGCGCACATGCTCGGCTTCGGCGGCCACTTCTCTACCAAGTCGCGCCGCTACTCCACCACGCTCGGCGCGCTGCGGGCCGCCCGCCGACCGGAGAACCGGGTACAGACCGCCGGCCCGACCGCGATCGATCCCACCCAGCTCGACGCCGAGCAGCACGACACCGACACGACGCTGGTCATCAACGACTGGCACTTCGTCGGTACCGGCTGGCTGACCACCGCCGACGAGGCACTCGCCAGGGCCGCCGCCGACGCCGCTCGGTCACGCCGACCCGCTGCCGTCGCCGCTTCCCCCGCCGTCTGA
- a CDS encoding helix-turn-helix domain-containing protein: MTDTAITPRWHTPKEVATLLHYGMSKTKTLIATGRIRSIKDGKYRRILPEWVDEYVQRCAEEAYR, translated from the coding sequence ATGACGGACACCGCCATCACCCCGCGCTGGCACACCCCGAAGGAGGTAGCCACGCTGCTGCACTACGGCATGTCGAAGACCAAGACCCTGATCGCCACGGGCCGGATTCGGTCGATCAAGGACGGGAAATACCGCCGGATCTTGCCCGAGTGGGTTGACGAGTACGTCCAGCGCTGCGCTGAGGAGGCGTACCGGTGA
- a CDS encoding site-specific integrase: MSGKARANGEGSIYPYKGGYAAYVWVTDSNGLRKRKYVYGREREEVHGKWIELMRKAKEGPVATKTPTVASYLAYWLRDVIEPNRSPATYANYEMFARLYIVPGLGDKHLDRLKVSDVQKWINKVAATCQCCAQGKDERRPAKLRRCCARGRCCGEYISARTLSDVRNCLRSALSHARDADELLSKNAAAPVKLPPIRKRRGKAWSTEEARRFLESARQDGDPLYAAYVLTLVLGLRRGEVLGLTWDDVDVDGEELSVAFQLQRIRGRLYHRETKTEASDATLPFPSICTTALQLRQEAQNGAKSAAGHAWHESRLVFTTRLGTPIEPRNFNRSFHARCEAAGVRRIKVHDARRTCASLLADLDVHPRVAMQILRHADFDITMEVYTQVSSKKTRDALKRLSESLGEC, translated from the coding sequence GTGAGCGGCAAGGCTCGGGCCAACGGCGAGGGTTCGATCTACCCGTACAAGGGTGGGTACGCCGCGTACGTCTGGGTCACCGATTCGAACGGACTCCGAAAGCGCAAGTACGTGTACGGCCGGGAGCGCGAGGAAGTCCACGGCAAGTGGATCGAGCTGATGCGGAAGGCCAAGGAAGGCCCGGTCGCCACGAAGACTCCAACCGTGGCGAGCTATCTGGCGTACTGGCTGCGGGATGTGATCGAGCCGAACCGTTCCCCGGCCACATACGCGAACTACGAGATGTTCGCTCGGCTCTACATCGTGCCGGGGCTCGGCGACAAACACCTCGACCGGCTCAAGGTCAGCGACGTGCAGAAGTGGATCAACAAGGTTGCCGCGACCTGCCAGTGCTGCGCCCAAGGTAAGGACGAACGGCGGCCGGCAAAGCTTCGCCGGTGCTGTGCTCGCGGTCGCTGCTGCGGCGAGTACATCTCGGCTCGGACGTTGAGCGACGTGCGCAACTGCCTCCGGTCAGCACTGTCTCACGCCCGCGACGCGGACGAACTGCTGAGCAAGAATGCGGCGGCGCCGGTCAAGTTGCCGCCGATCCGCAAGCGGCGGGGGAAGGCGTGGTCGACGGAGGAGGCACGTCGCTTTCTCGAATCGGCTCGGCAGGATGGCGACCCGCTGTATGCCGCGTACGTGCTGACGCTCGTCCTGGGGCTGCGTCGCGGCGAGGTGCTTGGGCTCACCTGGGATGACGTCGACGTGGACGGCGAGGAGCTGTCCGTCGCATTCCAGCTTCAGCGGATCCGTGGCCGTCTGTACCACCGGGAGACCAAAACCGAGGCTTCCGACGCGACGCTCCCCTTCCCGAGCATCTGCACGACTGCCCTGCAGCTCCGACAGGAAGCTCAGAACGGAGCGAAAAGCGCGGCCGGCCATGCGTGGCACGAATCACGTCTCGTCTTCACGACTCGGCTCGGCACACCCATCGAACCGCGCAACTTCAATCGGTCGTTTCACGCCCGGTGCGAGGCTGCGGGGGTCCGGCGGATCAAGGTGCACGACGCTCGGCGAACCTGTGCGAGTTTGCTGGCCGATCTCGACGTGCACCCACGGGTCGCGATGCAGATCCTCCGGCACGCGGACTTCGACATCACGATGGAGGTCTACACCCAGGTCTCCTCGAAGAAGACCCGGGATGCGCTCAAGCGGCTGAGCGAGAGCCTCGGGGAGTGCTGA
- a CDS encoding GNAT family N-acetyltransferase, with protein MNAHPGWPAVLRDGDVTLRPYQRSDAAAWVEVRLANEQWLSPWEPDPPGRWQDVHTVRAFRYVHKDLRSSAADGSTMPYAVCYKDRFVGQLTIGNIVRRAFCSGYAGYWVDHRYAGRNITPIALALAVDHAFDKGGLHRVEVNIRPENKPSRRVVEKLGFREEAYHHRYLYIAGGWRDHLGYAITTEDVATDGGLLRRWHQRKNPS; from the coding sequence ATGAACGCACACCCAGGCTGGCCGGCCGTGCTGCGCGACGGCGATGTGACGCTCCGGCCGTACCAGCGATCCGATGCGGCAGCCTGGGTCGAGGTCAGGCTGGCCAACGAGCAGTGGCTGTCGCCCTGGGAGCCCGACCCGCCGGGCCGCTGGCAGGACGTGCACACCGTCCGCGCGTTCCGGTACGTGCACAAGGATCTGCGATCCTCGGCCGCCGACGGCAGCACCATGCCGTACGCGGTCTGCTACAAGGACCGGTTCGTCGGCCAGCTGACCATCGGCAACATCGTGCGGCGCGCGTTCTGCTCCGGCTACGCCGGCTACTGGGTCGACCACCGGTACGCGGGGCGCAACATCACGCCGATCGCCCTCGCGCTCGCCGTCGACCACGCGTTCGACAAGGGCGGGCTGCACCGGGTCGAGGTCAACATCCGGCCCGAGAACAAGCCGAGCCGCCGGGTGGTGGAGAAGCTCGGCTTCCGCGAGGAGGCCTACCACCACCGGTACCTCTACATCGCCGGCGGCTGGCGCGACCACCTCGGGTACGCGATCACCACCGAGGACGTCGCCACCGACGGTGGCCTGCTCCGCCGCTGGCACCAGCGCAAGAACCCCAGCTGA
- the glp gene encoding gephyrin-like molybdotransferase Glp, which produces MVTATLTPLADFLQQVLAAIRPLPPLDLELTQAYGNVFAEDVVAPGPLPAFDHAAIDGYAVRLDDVVGAREDRPVRLNVVGDVGAASWRPVRVSSGSCLSVAAGAPMPAAADAVVPTSWTDEGMASVEIYASPKRGHGVRRAGEELAAGAVVAQAGTQVAAPMVALLAAAGVAHVVVRPCPRVVVVSTGDELVETGRMSAPGQVVDVNSHALTAAAVEAGALAYRIGICDDDPEGLRAVLEDQTLRSDLIVMTGGTGHGPGDMVRRIFGRDGTVGFTDLSVYPCSSLGFGTVGVEEVPIVCLPGDPGTALIGFEVLVRPVIQRLAGAEPVFRPSIKAHLLETLSSPAGLREFRPALVSERRGGGYTVQPLAGGPYTLSGLADANGLLVLGERVSTAAAGSTVDVLLIDRRR; this is translated from the coding sequence ATGGTGACCGCCACGCTGACCCCGCTCGCGGACTTCCTGCAGCAGGTGCTCGCCGCGATCCGCCCGCTGCCCCCGCTCGACCTGGAACTCACCCAGGCGTACGGGAACGTGTTCGCCGAGGACGTCGTCGCGCCCGGCCCGCTGCCCGCGTTCGACCACGCCGCCATCGACGGGTACGCGGTGCGGCTGGACGACGTGGTCGGCGCCCGCGAGGACCGTCCGGTCCGGCTCAACGTGGTCGGCGACGTGGGCGCCGCCTCCTGGCGTCCGGTACGGGTCAGTTCCGGCTCCTGCCTGTCCGTCGCGGCCGGTGCGCCGATGCCGGCCGCCGCCGACGCGGTGGTACCCACCTCCTGGACCGACGAGGGCATGGCGTCGGTGGAGATCTACGCGAGCCCGAAGCGCGGCCACGGGGTCCGCCGGGCCGGCGAGGAGCTGGCCGCCGGCGCCGTCGTCGCGCAGGCCGGTACCCAGGTCGCCGCGCCGATGGTGGCGCTGCTCGCGGCCGCCGGCGTGGCGCACGTGGTGGTCCGGCCGTGCCCACGGGTGGTGGTCGTGTCGACCGGGGACGAGCTGGTGGAGACCGGCCGGATGTCGGCGCCCGGCCAGGTGGTCGACGTCAACTCGCACGCGCTGACCGCGGCGGCAGTCGAGGCCGGCGCGCTCGCGTACCGGATCGGCATCTGCGACGACGACCCGGAGGGGCTGCGCGCGGTGCTGGAGGACCAGACGCTGCGCAGCGACCTGATCGTGATGACCGGCGGTACCGGGCACGGCCCCGGCGACATGGTCCGGCGGATCTTCGGCCGGGACGGCACCGTCGGTTTCACCGACCTGTCCGTGTACCCGTGTTCCTCGCTCGGATTCGGCACCGTCGGCGTCGAGGAGGTGCCGATCGTCTGCCTGCCGGGCGACCCCGGTACGGCGCTGATCGGGTTCGAGGTGCTGGTCCGGCCGGTGATCCAGCGGCTGGCCGGCGCCGAGCCGGTGTTCCGGCCGTCGATCAAGGCGCACCTGCTGGAGACGCTGTCCTCCCCGGCCGGGCTGCGCGAGTTCCGCCCGGCGCTGGTGTCCGAGCGTCGCGGCGGGGGTTATACGGTGCAGCCGCTGGCGGGCGGGCCGTACACTCTGTCCGGCCTGGCCGACGCGAACGGACTGCTCGTGTTGGGCGAGCGCGTCTCGACCGCGGCGGCCGGCTCCACAGTGGACGTACTGCTGATCGATCGGCGGAGATGA
- a CDS encoding UTP--glucose-1-phosphate uridylyltransferase — translation MPDHSTTSDPTAAPAAAANPTQRATKAVIPAAGLATRFLPASKAVPKELFPVVDKPALQYIVEEAAAAGIGDVLLITGRGKSSMVDHFDRRLDLEAALEAKGDTERLEAVRRPGELAALHSSRQPEPLGLGHAVSCAEDHVGAAPFAVLLGDDLIDERDPLLPTMLDLQARTGGVVLALLEVPWSEVHKYGVASVQPADENVDGAEIVQVTGLVEKPARADAPSNLILVGRYVLPASIFDAIRRTEPDKRGEIQLTDAMVRLLNEGTPVHGVVFRGRRYDTGDPAGYLKAVVQLATARDDIGPGFREWLARYVADGFTEQPPTNGQ, via the coding sequence ATGCCCGACCATTCGACCACGTCCGACCCGACCGCCGCGCCGGCCGCCGCGGCGAACCCGACGCAGCGCGCCACCAAGGCGGTCATCCCGGCGGCCGGGCTGGCCACCCGCTTCCTGCCGGCCAGCAAGGCGGTGCCCAAGGAACTGTTCCCGGTCGTCGACAAGCCGGCCCTGCAGTACATCGTGGAAGAGGCGGCCGCCGCCGGCATCGGCGACGTCCTGCTGATCACCGGTCGGGGCAAGAGTTCGATGGTCGACCACTTCGATCGGCGGCTCGACCTGGAAGCGGCGCTGGAGGCGAAGGGCGACACCGAGCGGCTGGAGGCGGTCCGCCGGCCCGGCGAGCTGGCCGCGCTGCACTCGTCCCGGCAGCCGGAGCCGCTGGGGCTCGGCCACGCGGTGTCTTGCGCCGAGGACCACGTCGGCGCCGCGCCGTTCGCGGTGCTGCTGGGTGACGACCTGATCGACGAGCGTGACCCGCTGCTGCCGACCATGCTCGACCTGCAGGCGCGTACCGGCGGGGTCGTGCTGGCGCTGCTCGAGGTGCCGTGGTCGGAGGTGCACAAGTACGGGGTCGCCTCGGTCCAGCCGGCCGACGAGAACGTCGACGGCGCCGAGATCGTGCAGGTCACCGGGCTGGTGGAGAAGCCGGCGCGGGCGGACGCGCCGAGCAACCTCATCCTGGTCGGCCGGTACGTGCTGCCCGCGTCGATCTTCGACGCGATCCGACGCACCGAGCCGGACAAGCGCGGTGAGATTCAGCTGACCGACGCGATGGTGCGGCTGCTGAACGAGGGCACCCCGGTACACGGCGTGGTGTTCCGCGGCCGCCGGTACGACACCGGCGACCCCGCCGGCTACCTCAAGGCCGTCGTGCAACTGGCCACCGCCCGCGACGACATCGGCCCCGGCTTCCGCGAGTGGCTCGCCCGGTACGTGGCGGACGGGTTCACCGAGCAGCCGCCGACGAACGGTCAGTGA